The sequence below is a genomic window from Myotis daubentonii chromosome 14, mMyoDau2.1, whole genome shotgun sequence.
aaatgaaataagctagtcctaaaaggacaaatattgtatgattgcACTTATACAAGgtatctagaataggcaaattcatagaaacagtaGAATTGAGATTATTAGGGACTATAGGTAGGGTggtggagagaggagaaaaataattatttgccaTTGGAGAATTCCTTCACTTAAACCTCTTGTCACATTAATTTCCCAAAATATGTTAtgttagcttttaaaaattaatagaattctCTTCACTGAGTATATTCTAAGATAAAATTGTTTGATATGAAATTTCAGTTCTTTACAGCTGGGGAGGCTCCTGCCTCTTCCTCAACAACAGTTACTTGGAGCTGCCATCATCTTCCTCAGACCTGCTCCGCCACCTCACCCAGCAGCTGGCACGTCCTCACCAGGGCATTCCCTTCACTTGTAAACTGCCTGCGTCCTCTGTTCTCAGCACTGGCCTCCTTCCCCTGTTGTCTCTCCTTgacaaaggggagagagagaaaaatgatgtgagagagaaacattgatcagctgcctcctgcatgccccctattgggtatggagcctgaaacccaggcatgtgccctgattgggaatcaaaccgatgaccttttggtgcatggggacgatgctcaatccactgagcaacactggccaggaaaaTGCTTTGGCTTTTTTTGAAGACTTTGTGACTTGGGAGTAGAATGAGaaaggcttattttttttttttaatggttacatttattttctgatatttgagACCCAGCCGAGGTGCAATGCCTAGGTTTGCATCAAGAGTAgttaaaatagccctaactggtttggctcagtggatagagcgtcggcctgcggactcaagggccccaggttcaattctggtcaagggcatgtaccttggttgcgggcacatccccagtagggagtgtgcaggaggcagctgattgatgtttctctatcatcagtgtttctaactctctatcccactcccttcctctctgtaaaaataagtaaaaaatattaaaaaaaaaaaaaaaagagtagtcaAAATAAAAGTAGGATTACTTGATCAGCATTTGGTCCCTCTGTCCTCCTGAGTGTTATTTCCGTACATGTGTTACTGACATGGGGCAATAGGCACAATTAACTTTGTAATAAGGTAATTGTCCCCTCACCTGAAATCAGTCATTTGCCCAGGAAAAAAGTAAACTCTAACGCTGTTATCTGGAGTccctaaaatttgaattttattactagtgctttttttgttgtttttgttttgtttttttgagagagagagacattaatttgttgttccacttatttattcattcattagttgattcttgtatggtcctcctgaccggggatcgaaccaggaaccttggcgtatcgggacaatgctctaaccaactgagcttccaaCCAGGGCTACTAATGTAGATTTCTGCCCACCAACCTGGGGAGACTAGATGCATCTTTGCCTTTATCGCTGGTACATGTTCACTTTGttccattttcttattttcaaactCCATCCATCCTTGCTTCTGCAGCCTGTTTTTGATTAATGAAAAAGTGTAGTTGCACTGGTTTGCAAGAGATGTCTTTCAttggtggttttgtttgttttccagtcTGCTCCATTAGGACACAAACACCTGACCGTGGAAGAATTGTTTGGAACCTCTTTGCCAAAGGAACAGCCAACAGTTGTGGGTCTGGATTCAGAAGAAGTGGAGAAGCTGCCAGGAGATGCCCCTCAGAAAGAACTCAGCTCATTCCTACCATTTTCCTTTGAGCAGTCAGGAGGGACTCCTCGGTCAGAAAACCCGGGTGCCCATCCCGCTGCCCACCACTCAGCCCAACCTGAAGTCACTGCCCCGGTGCTAATCACTCCTGCCTCCATCTCACAGTCCAATGAAAAGCAGCTCCCAAGCTATGCGATCCCATTGCACCCCGGGCTCAGCCCCACTCTACCAGCAGAAGCTCCTACTGTACAGGTTCCCCCCTGCTTACCCCGAAACACCACCATGATGCAGGCAGTGAAGACCACGCCAAGACAGAGGTCTCCACTCCTGGGTCAGTCAGTCCCCgagctgagccatgccagtctgACTGCCAGTCAGAGCCCCTTCAGGGCCCCTCTGAGCGTGACAAATACTGCTGGGACAACCCTCCCAAGTGTTGATCTTCTCCAGAAACTCAGGTTGACCCCACAGCATGACCAAATACAGACACAGTCGCTTGGGAAGGGTGCAGTGGCACCCAGCTTTCCTCCAGCAGCTGGCCAGCTGGCCACACCTGAGAGCTTCATAGAGCCTCCTCCTAAGACAGCAGCAGCAAGAGCCTCCACCGCCCTGAGCAGCATGGTGCTTGCTCCCCCTCAGGTACTGCAGGAGGGTGGTGCTTTAAccgagggggtgggggcgggcggagTGGAAAGACCATATGCTTTTACCGATTTTagagggggagggatagagagagagaaacatagatgagagaaacattgattggctgcctcatgcacgccccacactggggatcgagctcccaacccggcatgtgccctgacttggagtcgagtcaaaccgtgacctcctggttcataggtcgatgctcaaccactgagccacgccaccaGGGCAAGAcagagtcattttattttatttcatttcatttatttttaatcttcaaggatatttttccattgatttttagagagggaaagacagaaatattgatgtgagagaaacacattgattggttgcctcctgcacaagccccaaccagggcctgggcaagggaggagcctgcaaccaaggtacatgtccttgaccagaatcgaacccgggaccctttgggccacaggctgacactctatccactaagccaaacctgctagggccacACCCAGCAGAACTTACACATACTGTGTTCTTTAGAAAATGGGAGCTCTTATCAGGATGGCAATGGATAACACTTTTGGCAAAGACTTCAGGATCCTGGTTTTGCTGCATAGaccaatgtttaaaaaaagagagatgaacaGACGTAGCACGTTTCAATAAGGATTTCCTAATTAATGAGGAAAATTGTAGGTTAGCAACAGGAAATGTTAGCAACTAGTCCTAGATTCCTGATGGAAGAGGCTGACAGGAACTTGTGACAGTGTAGCTGATGATGCAACAGGATGAAAGCTTCAAGACAGATTCTGACCCTCTTCATACCGCAAAGAGGTGTGTGCAAAGCCTTAACTGTGTCTCTGAGGAAAAAACTGAAACCTGTGACTTTTGTAAGAGCTGTTGTTTCTATTGCGTCTGCAGATGTGCAAGGTCCTGGCAGCACACCTCTGGATGAGGCGCTTTAAACTTTGGACAGGTAGCACTAAACGGCCTCTATCCAGAGTCACGCTTACACATGTGAAATCTTGTGCTCATTCACTGGGAGAGAAAGAACTTCTAGTTGTAGAGCACACACATTAGAACTCAATGAAGCCCCGGCTCCTAAAATTCGATACTGCCAGGTAATTGAGAAAATACACATACAAATGCTGCCCTTGAAAGGAGGCACTCAGGATtgaggctgcctcccacagcaaCAGGAAGAGTGGCAGCAAACGCATTTTAGGGCACAAGACCTGTTACATAGGACACTCCTTCCCCCTTGTGCTGCAGAGAACCTCAAGAGAACTGGCCCAAAGTGACAATTTAATAAGCTTCAACCCTGGGATGCTCTATGGCACCCTAGTGTGCCTGCACAAGGTAGACACTGAATGAGGACTGAAGAAGTTGGGAGTTGAACAAAGCTTGGGCTAATTTGCGTGGTCCTGAGTCAAAGGAGGACTTCTGGAACTAtcaggcaaaaacaaacaaaaaatcctaaaATGGCCCGGccagggttgctcagtggttgagcatcaatccatgaaccaggaggtcatggttcgattcccggtcgtcataggctgggttgtgggcttgacccccaaagggtcccgggttccattccggtcaagggcacataccgtggttgcaggctcctccctgactcgggctctggttggggctcttgcaggagacaaccaattgatgtgtttttctcacattgatgtttgtctttccctctctctcccactctctaaaagatcaatgggaaatatcctcgggtgaggattaacaacaacaaaaagtcctGGGTGTGAAGTAAAACACTGTACTTGACTGAAAAGTTCATAGCTTTCAAGCTAGACTCGTCGTAGATACCCGCTCGTAGGCCAGGCTCCTCTGAGACCCCAGACAGTTCATTACTGTGGCCTCTGTAGACTCGAGTCATCATTATGTGGATGTCTTCCCTGACTGTGTACACGCGCAGGGTCAGCCACAGGGCAGACATTTGCTCAGTGTTTATGAATGGGTGGGTGACTGCTCAGAACACAGCAGCCTGCTTCTCTGAGTAGGAAATACGCTTTGCCCTGGAAGAGCTGTGATGTCCCAGGTAGCAAAGGGCAGTGTCACTGCCTGCCACAGTGCTCTCCTTGGCTTCCCGTTGCCCTGACAACAAAGCCTCCCAGGCCTGTGCGCTCTGTCTTGTTTATCCTCCCctgccccatttttaaaaattgcccccACCCTCAATTACCTGCCAGCCTTGAAAAtgcacacttctttttttttttcatttctaaaattttacattCCCATTTGCCTTTGAGCCTTTTCATTTCGCCTCATGTCTCAGATTTTACACTAAAGCCAGCTTCTGACTGGTCTTGTCACCCAGTCTTTTCTGTAGGTTCTCCTGCTACACAGTGATTGGCGGGATCTCTCAGCCTGAtgctgcacacacacaaaacgcTCAGTGGCTCAGACACCAAAATTACACCCACAAACTGACAGGCTCTTTGCTATTTGTACATGAGGAGGGTGACAGGTAGAGAAATGTAGATCTCTTGTTGATTATAGCATATGAGAATTATTAAAACTGATTATTCTTAGCTTAGTATGTTCTGATGGTTAGCCATTACTAGCCTAGAAGCACATCTAAATGGGGAAGGAGGGTAGacgttagttttatttttaagaaattctaTCTTTGATACCAGCAGTAGTATAGTAAATATATTGAACACTACAAAAGAAACAAGTGCTATGTAACTGGATTTTTTTAatgctcttcttcttttttttttttatatattttattgattgtttacagagaggaagggagagggatagagagttagaaacatcgatgagagagaaacattgatcagctgcctcctgcacaccccccactggggatgtgcccgcaaccaaggcacatgcccttgaccagaatcgaacctgggacccttcagttcgcaggtcgacgctctatccactgagccaaaccagccagggctctcttcttattgaagtaaaatttacatatactaaaatgcagatttttatgagttttgacaaacatCTATCCCTCGAGTAACCTCACCCAATCACAATATGTAACATTGCCATCATCCCTAACGTTTTCTCATGTCCTCTTTCAATCATTTTCTTGCCCCCCCcataaaaaatgtacattttaatttATCATAGGATTGTTCTTACTGTGTGTACATAACATGCTGGTTATTCATCATATTCCCCTTCTTTAGTGATCAGACTTGGCTTCTCTAACAACTCTACAGAATTCTTTACACATAAATGGGCTCTTCATCCTTTAGCTGACACGTTTACTAACCAGACATAAATGCTTCTACTGAATGCTTATCTGAACTCCAAATAGTTAGCGTTGGACTCTGCTCCAGTCTCCTTCTGCTTATCGGGTTATCGGGTGTTGCTTACTttgagcctggctgctggcttgTGCACTTTGATACAGAAATGACCATTGTTCCCCTGCAGGTTGCAGGTCCCCCCGTGGTTACTGCAACAACCGCTGTAGTGTCTTCAGTGCTGCTGTCCCCGAGTGTTTTCCAGCAGACAGTGACCAGGGCCACAGGCCTGGAGAGGAAAGCAAGCTCCTCTTCGCCTCTGACAGTTGGAACGTCGGAAAATCAGAGAAAGCCTTCCATCATTCTCAGCAAGTCTCAGCTCCAGGATACATTAATACACCTAATTAAGGTATGTAGTCTTTGAATTTTcgttctttaattttaaaaaattacaagtttTAGAAATTAGGTCAGTAAGTTAATTCAGGACTAGATGCAAGTCATGTTATTCTCTTCCTGAGCTTATAGGTGGAATAATATCTGAGTGAATTATTAATCATGGTGTTTCTGGGTGGTAAGATTCTATGGGTAACTAGTTATACAAATCATTTATAAGTAGTTACTCACACAGCTTTTTCCTAAGCTGTTATCAAGGATGTgagttctgccctggctggtgtggctcaattagtTGAGCATCAtatcatgcaccaagaggttgcaacctggtcaaggcacatgcccaggttgccggcttggTCCCTAGTAGggagtatgt
It includes:
- the DCP1A gene encoding mRNA-decapping enzyme 1A isoform X1; protein product: MIATVPPSREAQRRGGSRRRRLCWGNFAAKAPSCPRLRPLQRGSAREFKMESLSRAGQEMSLAALKQHDPYITSIADLTGQVALYTFCPKANQWEKTDIEGTLFVYRRSASPYHGFTIVNRLNMHNLVEPVNKDLEFQLHEPFLLYRNASLSIYSIWFYDKNDCHRIAKLMSEVVEEETRRSQQAARDKQSPSQANGCSEHRPIDILEMLSRAKDEYERNQMGDSNISSPGLQPSTQLSNLGSTETLEETPSGLQDKSAPLGHKHLTVEELFGTSLPKEQPTVVGLDSEEVEKLPGDAPQKELSSFLPFSFEQSGGTPRSENPGAHPAAHHSAQPEVTAPVLITPASISQSNEKQLPSYAIPLHPGLSPTLPAEAPTVQVPPCLPRNTTMMQAVKTTPRQRSPLLGQSVPELSHASLTASQSPFRAPLSVTNTAGTTLPSVDLLQKLRLTPQHDQIQTQSLGKGAVAPSFPPAAGQLATPESFIEPPPKTAAARASTALSSMVLAPPQVAGPPVVTATTAVVSSVLLSPSVFQQTVTRATGLERKASSSSPLTVGTSENQRKPSIILSKSQLQDTLIHLIKNDSSFLSTLHEVYLQVLTKNKDNHNL
- the DCP1A gene encoding mRNA-decapping enzyme 1A isoform X2 codes for the protein MHNLVEPVNKDLEFQLHEPFLLYRNASLSIYSIWFYDKNDCHRIAKLMSEVVEEETRRSQQAARDKQSPSQANGCSEHRPIDILEMLSRAKDEYERNQMGDSNISSPGLQPSTQLSNLGSTETLEETPSGLQDKSAPLGHKHLTVEELFGTSLPKEQPTVVGLDSEEVEKLPGDAPQKELSSFLPFSFEQSGGTPRSENPGAHPAAHHSAQPEVTAPVLITPASISQSNEKQLPSYAIPLHPGLSPTLPAEAPTVQVPPCLPRNTTMMQAVKTTPRQRSPLLGQSVPELSHASLTASQSPFRAPLSVTNTAGTTLPSVDLLQKLRLTPQHDQIQTQSLGKGAVAPSFPPAAGQLATPESFIEPPPKTAAARASTALSSMVLAPPQVAGPPVVTATTAVVSSVLLSPSVFQQTVTRATGLERKASSSSPLTVGTSENQRKPSIILSKSQLQDTLIHLIKNDSSFLSTLHEVYLQVLTKNKDNHNL